DNA sequence from the Streptomyces tsukubensis genome:
CGACCTTCGGGTGCGAGACGAGCGCGGACTCGACCTCGGTGGTGGAGATGTTGTGACCGGAGACGAGCATCACGTCGTCGACCCGGCCCAGCAGCCAGATATCGCCGTCGTCGTCCTTCTTGGCGCCGTCACCCGCGAAGTACTTGCCCTCGAACCGGGACCAGTAGGTGTCGATGAAGCGCTGGTCGTCGCCCCAGATGGTGCGGAGCATCGACGGCCACGGCTCGGTGAGCACCAGATAGCCGCCACCGCCGTCCGGGACCTCGTTCGCCTCGTCGTCGACGACGGTCGCGGAGATACCGGGCAGCGCGCGCTGCGCGGAACCGGGCTTGGTCTCGGTGACCCCCGGCAGCGGGGAGATCATCATCGCGCCGGTCTCGGTCTGCCACCAGGTGTCCACGATGGGGGCCCGGCCGCCGCCGATGTGCTCGCGGTACCAGATCCACGCCTCGGGGTTGATCGGCTCGCCGACCGAGCCGAGGACCCGCAGGCTCGACAGGTCGAACTTGGCGGGGATGTCGTCGCCCCACTTCATGAACGTCCGGATCGCGGTCGGCGCGGTGTAGAGGATGGTGACGCCGTACTTCTGGACGATCTCCCAGAACCGGCCCTGGTGCGGGGTGTCGGGCGTGCCCTCGTACATGACCTGCGTCGCGCCGTTGGCCAGGGGGCCGTAGACGATGTACGAGTGGCCGGTCACCCAGCCGATATCGGCCGTACACCAGTAGACGTCGGTCTCGGGCTTGAGGTCGAAGACGGCGTGGTGGGTGTAGGCCGCCTGGGTCAGATAGCCGCCGGAGGTGTGCAGGATGCCCTTGGGCTTCCCGGTGGTGCCGGAGGTGTAGAGGATGAACAGCGGCTGCTCGGCGTCGAAGGCCTCGGGGGTGTGCTCGGCGGACTGGCGGTCCACGATGTCGTGCCACCAGACGTCGCGGCCCTCGGTGACGGCGGTGTCCTCGCCGGTCCGGCGGACCACCAGGACGTGCTCGACCTGCGGGCACTTGGTGAGCGCCTCGTCGATGGCGGGCTTGAGCGCGCTCGGCTTGCCGCGGCGGTAGCCGCCGTCGGCGGTGATCACCAGCTTGGCGTCCGCGTCCTGGATACGGGAGGCGACCGCGTCGGCCGAGAAACCGCCGAAGACCACGGAGTGGGCGGCGCCGATCCGGGCGCAGGCCAGCATCGCGACGACGGCCTCGGGGATCATCGGCAGATAGACGGCGACCCGGTCGCCCTTGCCGACTCCCAGCTCGGTCAGCGCGTTGGCGGCGCGGGAGACCTGGTCCTTCAGCTCCGCGTAGGTGACGCTGCGGCTGTCGCCGGGCTCGCCCTCGAAGTGGATCGCGACCCGGTCCCCGAGGCCCGCTTCGACATGGCGGTCGACGCAGTTGTACGCGACGTTGATCCTGCCGTCCGCGAACCACTTGGCGAAGGGCGGGTTGCTCCAGTCCAGCGTCTCGGTCGGCTCGGTGGCCCAGGTGAGCCGGCGCGCCTGCTCGGCCCAGAAGCCGAGCCTGTCGGCCTTCGCCTGCTCATAGGCGTCAGCCGTGACATTGGCGTCCGCGCTCAGCGCGGCAGGCGGCGCGAACCGCCGCTCCTCCCGCAGCAGGTTGGCCAGACTCTCGTTGCTCACGACATCTCCCTTTCCCAGGGCGTCCTCAATACCTGTGTGTCCCGGGCCATAGCTCATCAGCCGGAGGCCCGGGTGACAAGAGCCTTCGGGTAAATGGTTTAGACCTGTCGTGGGTTTTGCCCCGTGATGGTGAACCGCAGCGGCTGTCGGGGGAGAAATACCAGGTGGCGGCGGGCGTGTCGGCTGGATTCCGGACGGTCCCTCCTCCCCGGGCGGCGGGGAGGAGGGACCGTCACTCCTTTGCACGGGCCCCGGACGGCTTTGGTTCACCGCTTCTTTCCCGTGGATGTTTCCGGTCGGCCCCGGGCGCGATCCTCCCGGGCCCGGACGGGTGGGGGCCGGTCAGCCCCGGGCCCGGACGGACCGGGCGCCGGACGGCGGAACCCGGTGGAAGACCAGGTCGAAAGCGGGCCCCGGCGCCGTATCCGGTCCTCCGTCCGGCTCTCCGTCCGGCTGTCCGTCCGCAGGCTGCTTCCCCGCCGGCTGTCCTTCAGGCCGCCCGGACCGCTCCGGCTGCTCGGGCCGCTCCGGTCGGCCGGACCGCTCCGGCTGGGCCGGTTGTGAGGGGCCGCCGCCCGTGCGCCTGTCCTCCTCCGCGAGGAGATACGCCTGGGCCTCGCCGACATGGAAGTACATGCCGTGCAGCTTCAGCGTGCCGTCGGCGAGCCTTCGGGCCACCGTCTCGTACGACCGCAGATGCTCCAACTGCTGCACCACATTGGTCAGACAGAGCTGCTCCACCGCGTCCTTCGGCGGCCGCCCCGAGAGACGCGCCGTGGCGCCCCGGCCCGCGGCCATCCGCTCCAGGCTCGGCAGTCCGTGGCGGAGCCACCGCCGGAGCGGGGTCTGTTCACCGCCGGGCTCCAGCCCGATCAGGGACTGCATCGCACCGCAGCCCGAATGCCCGCAGACCGTGATGGAGCCGACGCCGAGCACCTCGACGGCGTACTCGATGGCCGCGGCGACCGAATCGTCGCCGTTCTCCTCGCCGGGCAGGGGGACCAGATTCCCGATGTTCCGTACGGTGAAGAGGTCGCCGGGGCCGCTTGCCGTGATCATGCTGGTGACCAGGCGGGAGTCGGCGCAGGTGAGGAAGAGCTGGGAGGGGCGCTGTCCCTCGCGGGCCAGCCGTGCCAGCTCGTCACGGACCAGCGGAGCCGTATCGCGCTGGAAGGAGCCGAGGCCGTCGGCCAGTTCCCGGCCGGTCCGCCGGCCGGGGGAGCTGTGGCAGTGATGATTGCGCCAGGGGGTCCAGGGGCGGCAGCAGTTCTGGGACTCCGCAGCGGGCCCGCTGATCCTGCCGCCCGCCCGGCCGGTGAACTCCACCGTCCCGCCGTGGGCCACATGCGCCACCTGCCAGTCGTGCAGCGCTTCGTACGCCGCATGGTCCATAAAGGAGCCGTCCAGCTCGACCACGCAGTCCGTACCGCGGGGCACCAGGCCCAGTGCGCGGGTCAGCCGGGGCACCGCGAGGAACGTCAACTGGCCGCGCACCCGCACCCGGCGGACGCCGTCGTACTCCTCCTGGGAGATCCGGGTCCGGGTCAGCCGGTGCAGGGAGACGGCGACCGCGGCGGCGATCCCGATGGCCACGCCCTCCAGCACGCCCGTGGCGACGACGGAGAGCAGGGTCACCACGTAGACCAGCATTTCGCGGTTCCGCCGGACGGTCCGCAGATGGGTGATGCTCACCATCTGCACGCCGACGACCATCACCAGGGCGGCGAGCGCGGCCAGCGGAATGAGGTCGAGGAGCGGAACCAGCAGCAGGGCGGCGAGCACGATCCACAGTCCGTGCAGCATGGTGGAGTGGCGGCTGACGGCACCGGCCGAGACATTGGCGACCGTTCTGACGGCGACTCCGGCCACCGGCAGTCCGCCGAGGGCACCCGAGACGATGTTCGCCGCGCCCTGGCCCGCCAGCTCGCGGTCCAGATTCGAGCGGGGGATCCGGGACTGGGCGGCGCCCTCCGCGGTCTCTGCCCGCTTGGCCAGCAGTTTGTCGACGGCGACCGCCGACAGCAGGGACTGGACGCTGGTCACCAGGGTGATGGTTACGACGGCGGCGGCGATTCCGAGCACCGGATCCTGCGGCAGCTGGGGGAGGGCATGGCTGCTCCAGGACGGCAGGTCGACGCGGGGCAGCCCGTCGAGCCGGGCGACGGCGGCGAGCGCGGTGGCCGCCGCGACCGCGGCGAGCGCGGCCGGAATCCGTCGTACGACTCGTCCGGTACGTCCGGGGAGCCGGGGCCAGGCCAGCAGTACGGCGACGGTGACGGCGCTGACCGTGACGGCGTCGGTGTGCAGCGCGGCCAACTGGCCCGGCAGGGCCAGGGCGTTGTCGAGAGCGGCCGAGCGCGGGGTGCCGCCGAGCACGATATGGAGCTGGGCCAGGGCGATCGTGGCCCCGATGCCCGCGATCATGCCGTGGACGATCGCGGGGCTGACCGCGAGGGCCGATCGCGCCACCCGCAGGGCGGCCAGACCGAGCTGGGCGAGTCCGGCGAGAACGGTGACGGCGCAGGTCGCACGCCACCCGTACTGCTGGATGAGATCGGCGGTGACGACGGTCAGCCCCGCCGCCGGGCCGCTGACCTGGAGGGGTGAGCCGCCGA
Encoded proteins:
- a CDS encoding SulP family inorganic anion transporter, with the protein product MSACVPTRTDSPPEPPEGSPLPHSPPPGGFRIAGADLSASVSVFLIALPLSLGIALATGAPLQAGLVAAAVGGIVAGRFGGSPLQVSGPAAGLTVVTADLIQQYGWRATCAVTVLAGLAQLGLAALRVARSALAVSPAIVHGMIAGIGATIALAQLHIVLGGTPRSAALDNALALPGQLAALHTDAVTVSAVTVAVLLAWPRLPGRTGRVVRRIPAALAAVAAATALAAVARLDGLPRVDLPSWSSHALPQLPQDPVLGIAAAVVTITLVTSVQSLLSAVAVDKLLAKRAETAEGAAQSRIPRSNLDRELAGQGAANIVSGALGGLPVAGVAVRTVANVSAGAVSRHSTMLHGLWIVLAALLLVPLLDLIPLAALAALVMVVGVQMVSITHLRTVRRNREMLVYVVTLLSVVATGVLEGVAIGIAAAVAVSLHRLTRTRISQEEYDGVRRVRVRGQLTFLAVPRLTRALGLVPRGTDCVVELDGSFMDHAAYEALHDWQVAHVAHGGTVEFTGRAGGRISGPAAESQNCCRPWTPWRNHHCHSSPGRRTGRELADGLGSFQRDTAPLVRDELARLAREGQRPSQLFLTCADSRLVTSMITASGPGDLFTVRNIGNLVPLPGEENGDDSVAAAIEYAVEVLGVGSITVCGHSGCGAMQSLIGLEPGGEQTPLRRWLRHGLPSLERMAAGRGATARLSGRPPKDAVEQLCLTNVVQQLEHLRSYETVARRLADGTLKLHGMYFHVGEAQAYLLAEEDRRTGGGPSQPAQPERSGRPERPEQPERSGRPEGQPAGKQPADGQPDGEPDGGPDTAPGPAFDLVFHRVPPSGARSVRARG
- the acs gene encoding acetate--CoA ligase, which codes for MSNESLANLLREERRFAPPAALSADANVTADAYEQAKADRLGFWAEQARRLTWATEPTETLDWSNPPFAKWFADGRINVAYNCVDRHVEAGLGDRVAIHFEGEPGDSRSVTYAELKDQVSRAANALTELGVGKGDRVAVYLPMIPEAVVAMLACARIGAAHSVVFGGFSADAVASRIQDADAKLVITADGGYRRGKPSALKPAIDEALTKCPQVEHVLVVRRTGEDTAVTEGRDVWWHDIVDRQSAEHTPEAFDAEQPLFILYTSGTTGKPKGILHTSGGYLTQAAYTHHAVFDLKPETDVYWCTADIGWVTGHSYIVYGPLANGATQVMYEGTPDTPHQGRFWEIVQKYGVTILYTAPTAIRTFMKWGDDIPAKFDLSSLRVLGSVGEPINPEAWIWYREHIGGGRAPIVDTWWQTETGAMMISPLPGVTETKPGSAQRALPGISATVVDDEANEVPDGGGGYLVLTEPWPSMLRTIWGDDQRFIDTYWSRFEGKYFAGDGAKKDDDGDIWLLGRVDDVMLVSGHNISTTEVESALVSHPKVAEAAVVGAADETTGQAIVAFVILRGSASEDENLVSELRNHVGATLGPIAKPKRVLPVGELPKTRSGKIMRRLLRDVAENRQLGDVTTLTDSSVMDLIQSKLPGAASED